The Impatiens glandulifera chromosome 3, dImpGla2.1, whole genome shotgun sequence genome contains a region encoding:
- the LOC124929039 gene encoding IRK-interacting protein-like has product MASQVVLLEPKTTHNNINKNVDDNQAIHGKTREELQTAIANALELRALHAAALPLLQQGITTTTATGSSFIRYPVTPPPAEHHHHSPHLSSHDYPVFTPSYEEDERLWSYRHIQSEPRAMSLSECWDSNYTLGGGGGTGNYGHSSIMSDFKMVSASARRNSLPSELSQLRLSLEDHTSVASSRTNVKSRRRNSLVDPPSKNNKNSNIVVPLTDSHASGNSHHKNRGLSLSLGLSRLLPKMMRKKKEEVAPTMNESEVSIELMKRELMEANESRDAALNELADMSSSLMELKQKLEYLESYCEDLKKAIQSNTTNNNNGDDHHPQENSPMPVTEEVMVEGFLQIVSEARLSIRQFCKNLLGQIDESDGSLVENLNSLLHPYKLSITPNQSKTTAVLHHLEAIINQALYQDFENSVFQKNGAAQHLDPVQDRLANFSAFVSLRNLSWNEVLMKGTKYYSEELSKFCDQKMNCIITTLNWTRLWPEQLLQSFFVAAKCVRLLHLLAFSFKKPIGIFRVEENSNFDGNYMEDVLFADKKQQQQRSRSRVKVMVMPGFYVQDKILKSKVICKYKSVP; this is encoded by the exons ATGGCTTCCCAGGTAGTCCTCCTCGAACCCAAAACCAcccataataatattaataaaaatgtcgACGACAACCAAGCAATTCATGGGAAAACAAGGGAAGAACTGCAAACCGCCATTGCCAACGCACTTGAGCTCAGAGCTCTCCATGCTGCTGCTCTCCCTCTCCTCCAACAAGGAATTACCACCACCACCGCCACCGGCAGTAGTTTCATAAGATACCCAGTTACTCCTCCTCCGGCagaacatcatcatcattctcCTCATCTCTCCTCCCATGATTACCCTGTTTTCACTCCT aGCTACGAGGAGGACGAACGTTTGTGGAGTTATCGACACATTCAATCGGAACCTCGGGCTATGTCCTTGTCGGAGTGCTGGGACAGCAATTACACGttaggtggtggtggtggaacCGGTAATTACGGCCACTCCTCCATCATGTCCGACTTCAAGATGGTCAGTGCATCCGCAAGACGAAACTCACTCCCATCCGAATTATCCCAATTACGCTTATCTCTCGAAGATCATACGTCTGTTGCAAGTTCTCGAACCAACGTCAAGTCCAGAAGAAGGAACAGTTTGGTCGATCCTCCTTCCAAGAACAACAAGAACTCCAACATTGTTGTCCCTTTGACCGATTCCCATGCTTCGGGCAACTCTCATCATAAGAACCGGGGATTGAGTTTGAGTCTTGGCCTGTCGAGGCTCCTCCCGAagatgatgaggaagaagaaagaggaaGTGGCGCCGACGATGAATGAATCAGAGGTTTCAATTGAGTTAATGAAGAGAGAACTAATGGAAGCGAACGAGAGTAGAGATGCAGCCTTGAATGAGCTTGCGGACATGAGTTCTTCGTTAATGGAGCTAAAACAGAAGCTTGAGTACTTGGAATCTTATTGTGAAGATCTAAAGAAAGCAATTCAATCCAACACcaccaacaacaacaatggagATGATCATCATCCCCAAGAGAATTCGCCAATGCCGGTCACTGAGGAAGTAATGGTGGAGGGTTTCTTGCAGATAGTGTCGGAGGCAAGACTGTCGATCAGGCAATTCTGCAAGAACCTCCTCGGTCAGATCGACGAATCCGACGGATCACTCGTCGAGAATTTAAACTCGCTCCTCCACCCGTACAAACTTTCGATAACCCCAAATCAATCAAAGACAACCGCGGTTTTGCATCATCTGGAGGCAATAATAAACCAGGCTCTTTACCAAGACTTCGAGAACTCTGTTTTCCAGAAGAACGGGGCTGCACAGCACCTCGATCCCGTTCAGGATCGGTTAGCAAATTTTTCTGCATTCGTCTCGCTGAGGAATCTGAGCTGGAACGAGGTTTTGATGAAAGGGACAAAGTATTACAGTGAAGAGCTGAGCAAGTTTTGCGACCAGAAGATGAATTGTATAATCACGACGCTGAATTGGACGAGGTTATGGCCGGAGCAGTTACTTCAGTCGTTCTTTGTAGCGGCAAAATGCGTGCGGTTGCTGCATTTGTTGGCATTTTCGTTTAAGAAGCCGATTGGGATATTTAGAGTGGAGGAGAACTCAAACTTTGACGGCAATTACATGGAGGATGTTCTGTTTGCTGATAAGAAGCAGCAACAGCAGAGGAGCAGAAGCAGAGTAAAGGTTATGGTAATGCCTGGATTCTATGTGCAAGACAAAATTCTCAAGTCTAAGGTTATTTGCAAGTATAAATCTGTACCTTAA
- the LOC124929103 gene encoding histone H3.2-like yields MARTKQTARKSTGGKAPRKQLATKAARKSAPATGGVKKPHRFRPGTVALREIRKYQKSTELLIRKLPFQRLVREIAQDFKTDLRFQSSAVAALQEAAEAYLVGLFEDTNLCAIHAKRVTIMPKDMQLARRIRGERA; encoded by the coding sequence ATGGCTCGTACAAAGCAGACGGCGAGGAAGTCTACCGGCGGGAAGGCGCCAAGAAAGCAGTTGGCAACCAAGGCGGCGAGGAAATCAGCTCCGGCCACCGGAGGAGTTAAGAAGCCACACAGATTCAGGCCTGGAACCGTGGCTTTGAGAGAGATTCGCAAATATCAAAAGAGTACCGAACTCCTCATCCGAAAACTTCCTTTCCAGAGGCTTGTTCGTGAGATCGCACAGGACTTCAAGACCGATCTCCGTTTCCAGAGCTCTGCCGTCGCCGCTCTCCAGGAGGCCGCCGAAGCTTATCTGGTTGGTCTGTTCGAGGACACCAATCTCTGTGCGATTCACGCCAAACGTGTCACCATCATGCCCAAGGATATGCAGCTTGCTCGCAGGATCCGCGGCGAAAGGGCTTAG
- the LOC124929102 gene encoding uncharacterized protein LOC124929102 isoform X1: MDKYIVRVVSNSENPKPLIRPRWRRSIVELNGRFEPMYRRDVATLLTQSYSQIGCFPHSYHNGGFQCPTHMNWFANAGFLDNMTPFQKQGVTSVEFDNKGVYLASVTKDGCLTIHDFETLYCQVDMNCPSRLKEDETKHLLHISTSRQLDVVRWNPANQDEIACTSLRSGEVQIFNIGYISSEPVEVLRKRPVVNIHGREIPKGLTDIAFSKDDNPRVFASDIYGGISMWDRRVSHLPCLALTSDSNSRLNSIQLIEDNQVLLGASKDGLVYLWDLRGGRSSMVLQSQKEGHLPLTSLKLATSLEKIGSLKAQSNISSKEIHSITVDPTCPYHLAFHLDDGWSGVLDLHNFEVTHVHCPPPPWLVGGNHFGTMSLRKPSWISTHSIYVVGSAYNSGLHFLDFYPDSSSPCHVNFKEDNLRHRQNRYLPLSDGVTACATHPLNGTIVAGTKQSSLLVISQRQQSCGREECQQLGGCQVDDGKHTMS, from the exons aTGGACAAATACATAGTGCGAGTGGTTTCGAATTCGGAAAACCCTAAACCTTTGATAAG GCCTCGATGGAGGAGAAGTATCGTCGAACTAAACGGGAGATTCGAACCGATGTACCGACGCGATGTCGCTACTCTTCTAACTCAATCGTACTCCCAA attgggtgttttcctcattcGTATCACAATGGAGGGTTTCAATGTCCGACCCAT ATGAACTGGTTTGCTAATGCTGGATTCCTGGATAATATGACGCCATTTCAGAA GCAGGGCGTAACTTCTGTGGAATTTGACAACAAG GGTGTGTACTTGGCATCAGTGACTAAAGATGGCTGCTTAACAATCCATGATTTTGAAACCCTATATTGTCAGG TGGACATGAACTGTCCTTCAAGATTGAAAGAAGATGAGACAAAACATTTACTTCACATTTCTACCAGTAGACAACTCGATGTTGTTCGATGGAATCCTGCAAACCAAGATGAG ATTGCTTGTACATCTTTAAGAAGTGGAGAAGTGCAGATCTTTAACATTGGTTATATTTCCTCTGAGCCTGTTGAA GTATTAAGAAAGAGGCCTGTAGTTAACATTCATGGACGTGAAATACCCAAAGGTCTTACTGATATTGCCTTTTCTAAAGATGATAATCCAAG GGTTTTCGCTTCTGACATATACGGCGGAATAAGTATGTGGGACCGAAGAGTTAGTCATCTTCCCTGCCTTGCACTGACAAGTGATTCAAACAGCAGACTGAATAGCATCCAGCTTATTGAAGACAATCAG GTTCTTCTTGGGGCTTCCAAGGACGGGCTTGTATATTTGTGGGATCTTCGTGGCGGAAGATCATCTATGGTTCTTCAAAGTCAAAAAGAG GGACATCTGCCTCTAACATCTCTGAAACTTGCAACATCTTTGGAGAAAATTGGCTCTTTAAAG GCACAGTCAAATATTAGTTCGAAGGAAATACATTCAATAACAGTTGATCCAACATGTCCATATCACTTGGCTTTTCATCTTGATGACGGTTG GTCTGGAGTTTTGGATCTGCACAATTTCGAAGTTACACATGTCCATTGCCCTCCACCACCTTGGTT GGTTGGAGGAAATCATTTTGGTACCATGAGCTTGAGAAAACCGTCATGGATTTCAACTCATTCG ATCTATGTGGTTGGATCAGCATACAACAGTGGTCTGCATTTTCTAGATTTCTATCCAGATTCCAGTTCTCCTTGCCATGTCAACTTCAA AGAGGATAACCTCCGACATAGGCAAAACAGGTATCTTCCATTGTCAGACGGTGTTACAGCCTGTGCAACACATCCCCTCAATGGTACCATTGTTGCTGGAACCAAG CAATCATCACTGTTGGTGATCTCCCAAAGACAACAGTCATGCGGTAGAGAGGAATGTCAACAATTAGGAGGATGTCAAGTGGATGATGGTAAACATACAATGTCTTGA
- the LOC124929102 gene encoding uncharacterized protein LOC124929102 isoform X2: MDKYIVRVVSNSENPKPLIRPRWRRSIVELNGRFEPMYRRDVATLLTQSYSQIGCFPHSYHNGGFQCPTHMNWFANAGFLDNMTPFQKQGVTSVEFDNKGVYLASVTKDGCLTIHDFETLYCQVDMNCPSRLKEDETKHLLHISTSRQLDVVRWNPANQDEIACTSLRSGEVQIFNIGYISSEPVEVLRKRPVVNIHGREIPKGLTDIAFSKDDNPRVFASDIYGGISMWDRRVSHLPCLALTSDSNSRLNSIQLIEDNQVLLGASKDGLVYLWDLRGGRSSMVLQSQKEGHLPLTSLKLATSLEKIGSLKAQSNISSKEIHSITVDPTCPYHLAFHLDDGWSGVLDLHNFEVTHVHCPPPPWLVGGNHFGTMSLRKPSWISTHSIYVVGSAYNSGLHFLDFYPDSSSPCHVNFNLLLLFCS, from the exons aTGGACAAATACATAGTGCGAGTGGTTTCGAATTCGGAAAACCCTAAACCTTTGATAAG GCCTCGATGGAGGAGAAGTATCGTCGAACTAAACGGGAGATTCGAACCGATGTACCGACGCGATGTCGCTACTCTTCTAACTCAATCGTACTCCCAA attgggtgttttcctcattcGTATCACAATGGAGGGTTTCAATGTCCGACCCAT ATGAACTGGTTTGCTAATGCTGGATTCCTGGATAATATGACGCCATTTCAGAA GCAGGGCGTAACTTCTGTGGAATTTGACAACAAG GGTGTGTACTTGGCATCAGTGACTAAAGATGGCTGCTTAACAATCCATGATTTTGAAACCCTATATTGTCAGG TGGACATGAACTGTCCTTCAAGATTGAAAGAAGATGAGACAAAACATTTACTTCACATTTCTACCAGTAGACAACTCGATGTTGTTCGATGGAATCCTGCAAACCAAGATGAG ATTGCTTGTACATCTTTAAGAAGTGGAGAAGTGCAGATCTTTAACATTGGTTATATTTCCTCTGAGCCTGTTGAA GTATTAAGAAAGAGGCCTGTAGTTAACATTCATGGACGTGAAATACCCAAAGGTCTTACTGATATTGCCTTTTCTAAAGATGATAATCCAAG GGTTTTCGCTTCTGACATATACGGCGGAATAAGTATGTGGGACCGAAGAGTTAGTCATCTTCCCTGCCTTGCACTGACAAGTGATTCAAACAGCAGACTGAATAGCATCCAGCTTATTGAAGACAATCAG GTTCTTCTTGGGGCTTCCAAGGACGGGCTTGTATATTTGTGGGATCTTCGTGGCGGAAGATCATCTATGGTTCTTCAAAGTCAAAAAGAG GGACATCTGCCTCTAACATCTCTGAAACTTGCAACATCTTTGGAGAAAATTGGCTCTTTAAAG GCACAGTCAAATATTAGTTCGAAGGAAATACATTCAATAACAGTTGATCCAACATGTCCATATCACTTGGCTTTTCATCTTGATGACGGTTG GTCTGGAGTTTTGGATCTGCACAATTTCGAAGTTACACATGTCCATTGCCCTCCACCACCTTGGTT GGTTGGAGGAAATCATTTTGGTACCATGAGCTTGAGAAAACCGTCATGGATTTCAACTCATTCG ATCTATGTGGTTGGATCAGCATACAACAGTGGTCTGCATTTTCTAGATTTCTATCCAGATTCCAGTTCTCCTTGCCATGTCAACTTCAA TTTATTACTCCTTTTCTGTTCTTAG
- the LOC124929104 gene encoding histone H3.2-like, protein MARTKQTARKSTGGKAPRKQLATKAARKSAPATGGVKKPHRFRPGTVALREIRKYQKSTELLIRKLPFQRLVREIAQDFKTDLRFQSSAVAALQEAAEAYLVGLFEDTNLCAIHAKRVTIMPKDMQLARRIRGERA, encoded by the coding sequence ATGGCTCGTACAAAGCAGACGGCGAGGAAGTCTACCGGCGGGAAGGCGCCAAGGAAGCAGTTGGCAACCAAGGCGGCGAGGAAATCAGCTCCGGCCACCGGAGGAGTTAAGAAGCCACACAGATTCAGGCCTGGAACCGTGGCTCTGAGAGAGATTCGCAAATACCAAAAGAGTACCGAACTTCTCATCCGAAAACTTCCTTTCCAGAGGCTTGTACGTGAGATCGCACAGGACTTCAAGACCGATCTCCGTTTCCAGAGTTCGGCCGTCGCCGCTCTCCAGGAGGCAGCTGAAGCTTATCTGGTTGGTCTGTTCGAAGACACCAATCTCTGTGCGATTCACGCCAAACGTGTCACCATCATGCCCAAGGATATGCAGCTTGCTCGCAGGATCCGCGGCGAGAGGGCTTAG
- the LOC124929210 gene encoding histone H3.2, translated as MARTKQTARKSTGGKAPRKQLATKAARKSAPATGGVKKPHRFRPGTVALREIRKYQKSTELLIRKLPFQRLVREIAQDFKTDLRFQSSAVAALQEAAEAYLVGLFEDTNLCAIHAKRVTIMPKDIQLARRIRGERA; from the coding sequence ATGGCTCGCACGAAGCAGACCGCAAGAAAATCAACCGGAGGCAAGGCACCTCGTAAGCAACTCGCGACCAAGGCCGCAAGAAAATCTGCACCGGCCACCGGAGGAGTGAAGAAGCCGCATCGATTTAGGCCTGGAACCGTTGCTCTGAGGGAGATCCGTAAGTACCAGAAGAGCACAGAGCTTCTTATCCGTAAGCTTCCATTCCAGAGACTTGTTCGCGAGATCGCACAAGATTTCAAGACCGATCTTCGTTTCCAGAGCTCTGCTGTTGCCGCTCTTCAAGAAGCCGCAGAGGCTTATCTTGTCGGTCTATTTGAGGATACCAATCTATGTGCCATTCACGCCAAGCGTGTTACTATCATGCCCAAGGACATTCAACTAGCTCGTAGGATCCGTGGTGAAAGGGCTTAA
- the LOC124931598 gene encoding glutathione S-transferase U17-like — MAGGEGSVKLLGASPSSYVNRVQIALNLKSIEYEFLQETFFPKSDLLLTSNPIHKKIPVFFHNDKPICESLIILQYIDEQWSSGPSILPLDAYDRSIVRFWAAYVDDKLAPTLREYRGASEEERLVILGRLSEGLVLLEEVLVKSGKNTFFGGENIGYLDIAFGSFLGWFKATEKMTNVKILDESITPRLVEWAENFLSHEAVKGVIPETDVLIDLVKKIAAMQNLQPKN; from the exons ATGGCAGGAGGAGAAGGTTCAGTAAAGCTTCTGGGTGCGTCTCCAAGTTCATACGTGAACCGGGTTCAGATCGCACTCAATCTCAAGTCAATCGAATACGAATTCTTGCAGGAGACATTCTTCCCAAAGAGTGACCTACTTTTGACATCAAATCCAATTCACAAGAAAATCCCTGTTTTTTTCCATAACGATAAACCCATCTGCGAGTCCCTTATCATATTACAATACATCGACGAGCAGTGGTCATCAGGACCGTCAATCCTCCCCCTCGACGCATATGATCGCTCCATCGTCCGTTTCTGGGCTGCCTACGTGGACGACAAG TTGGCCCCTACTTTGAGAGAATACCGCGGGGCTTCAGAAGAGGAAAGATTGGTAATACTGGGGAGGCTGAGTGAAGGGTTAGTCTTGTTGGAGGAAGTTTTAGTGAAATCTGGAAAAAATACATTCTTTGGAGGGGAGAATATTGGGTACTTGGATATTGCGTTTGGAAGCTTCTTGGGATGGTTTAAGGCTACGGAGAAGATGACAAATGTGAAGATTCTAGATGAATCCATTACACCTCGTCTTGTGGAATGGGCTGAGAATTTCCTTTCTCATGAGGCTGTAAAGGGTGTCATTCCGGAGACTGATGTACTCATTGACTTGGTCAAGAAGATTGCAGCAATGCAAAATCTCCAACCTAAAAATTAA
- the LOC124929634 gene encoding uncharacterized protein LOC124929634, with the protein MTIHRYDSSTSSSSSKSMAVVSIECLKGGGGGGGGSTADMLQTGDIVEEILFGDGHSVIRAPFKSGKAGLQRVLHASFKSKDTVNISVRVRRGSNSFAELKAYIVPNESAGKKQYMLRAVDDPNYIVGFLDRTEAECFALQAARLEDVLAGTELQDGYVSYPWEKRMKEMQSVVPNCSSGFLSILFLPKLASESRYNDLEDTLARANAWMNASQASGVPVAFVSVQTESLLTKISGGKASCTVSAGSLSDLSNLATTSLYGFEDYHGLDIGVVRAVRLWYSSFGGEIPVEIELKEGDTKLGFAISRTEEGFIYISSVIDGDENAPSSRSGLCNLHKEAMKASKLLVVSRLGNQKVLPWITSSTGAIRCYDTVSLSQKLSLHRHAKVSVTIHVFLWERNECRAVETMPVTEERVAATLAAVVERGSAEDFSFRFNDIIEKLTMLENSLDRDTDHPVGENTTAGETSFRFHDLVLPNNNWGGLCRSSIGQGGLAPVILLVAVDVWPEPIISRGR; encoded by the exons ATGACAATCCACCGATACGATTCATctacttcatcttcttcttccaaatCCATGGCGGTTGTTTCCATCGAGTGCCTCAAAGGCGGtggcggtggtggtggtggttcCACGGCCGATATGCTCCAGACAGGCGACATAGTTGAGGAGATTCTCTTCGGCGATGGCCACTCCGTTATACGAGCACCATTCAAAAGCGGTAAGGCCGGCTTACAGAGAGTCCTCCACGCCTCCTTCAAGTCCAAGGACACGGTCAACATCTCGGTTCGCGTCCGACGTGGATCAAATTCTTTTGCCGAGCTAAAGGCCTACATCGTTCCTAATGAATCCGCCGGTAAGAAACAGTATATGCTCCGTGCAGTTGACGATCCTAACTACATCGTAGGGTTTCTCGATCGAACTGAGGCTGAGTGTTTCGCTCTTCAAG CTGCTCGATTGGAAGATGTTCTAGCAGGAACTGAACTTCAAGACGGTTACGTCTCATATCCATGGGAGAAGAGAATGAAGGAGATGCAATCTGTTGTTCCTAATTGTAGCAGCGGTTTTCTCTCAATCCTCTTCCTTCCCAAATTAGCTTCTGAATCACGCTATAACGATCTTGAGGATACTCTTGCAAGAGCTAATGCTTGGATGAATGCTTCTCAGGCATCAGGCGTTCCCGTCGCCTTCGTCAGTGTTCAGACTGAATCCTTACTCACCAAG ATCTCTGGAGGAAAGGCGTCTTGTACAGTAAGTGCGGGATCATTGTCAGATTTGTCTAATCTCGCTACCACAAGTCTATACGGATTCGAGGATTATCACGGGCTGGACATCGGAGTTGTGCGGGCAGTTCGTCTCTGGTATTCATCATTCGGAGGAGAGATTCCTGTAGAGATCGAGCTTAAAGAAGGTGACACGAAGCTAGGTTTTGCAATTAGTCGTACAGAAGAG GGATTCATCTACATCTCTTCTGTCATTGACGGAGATGAGAATGCGCCTTCGTCGCGTTCAGGACTGTGCAATCTACATAAGGAGGCAATGAAAGCTTCCAAACTTCTTGTTGTCTCTCGATTAGGCAACCAAAAAGTTCTGCCATGGATAACTTCTTCTACGGGAGCTATCCGATGTTACGACACGGTTTCTCTCAGCCAGAAGCTCTCTTTACACCGCCACGCAAAGGTCTCAGTCACAATCCACGTTTTCCTGTGGGAACGTAATGAATGTAGAGCCGTCGAGACGATGCCGGTAACTGAGGAGCGGGTGGCTGCAACATTGGCGGCGGTAGTGGAGAGAGGAAGTGCGGAGGATTTCTCATTTAGGTTTAACGATATAATAGAGAAACTGACTATGCTGGAGAATTCTCTGGATAGGGATACTGATCATCCTGTGGGGGAAAACACCACCGCCGGAGAAACGTCTTTCCGGTTTCATGACTTGGTGCTTCCCAACAATAATTGG GGAGGCCTTTGCCGCAGCAGTATTGGACAAGGGGGCTTAGCTCCTGTAATCCTACTGGTAGCAGTGGATGTTTGGCCTGAGCCAATCATCAGCCGAGGCAGGTGA
- the LOC124932642 gene encoding transcription factor bHLH81-like: MDQQQQQQQINPGLTRYRSAPSSYFTSLLNSSGGGGGEEKFDQFLKPHPYNSSRFAPGVTRDDSSLHNTPEFDESEGLRSQSSASIDHQSEDFQNRQPQQDNNNTAAAYSFSEQVMNQKPSMDNSFRAANSIRGGGLSSAGAGAGGGGGINLIRQSSSPAGFLSSYFNAAENDFSEMGGMGNSGLHEGNTSESTFSSSRLRVQMDFSSRRMAPIPETTNSMGIGSPEGEIFGEAAERSGGGYIPSFPIESWDDSMNLSRSFLELEDDDIKPEADLNAIENQNVEDDKPTSNTLLSRHLSLPQSTMEKLLQFQDSVPFKTRAKRGCATHPRSVAERVRRTKISERIRKLQELVPNMDKQTNTADMLDLAVDYIKELQRQAKILTESQANCTCPHKNNR, translated from the exons ATGgatcagcagcagcagcaacaacAAATCAATCCAGGATTGACGCGATATAGATCTGCTCCGAGCTCGTATTTTACGAGTTTGCTCAACAGCagcggaggaggaggaggagaagagaaATTTGATCAATTTCTCAAGCCTCATCCCTACAATTCCTCCAGATTTGCTCCTGGTGTAACCAGAGACGATTCATCTTTGCACAACACGCCTGAATTTGACGAAAGTGAAGGTCTTAGGTCTCAATCGTCCGCATCGATAGACCATCAATCTGAAGATTTTCAGAATCGTCAACCGCAAcaggataataataatactgcTGCTGCATACTCTTTCTCTGAACAAGTGATGAATCAGAAACCTTCCATGGATAATTCTTTTAGAGCTGCGAATTCTATAAGAGGAGGAGGCCTCAGCAgtgctggtgctggtgctggtggTGGGGGTGGAATTAACCTTATAAGACAAAGTAGTTCCCCTGCCGGATTTCTCTCCTCCTACTTTAATGCTGCCGAAAATG ACTTTAGTGAAATGGGAGGAATGGGAAATTCTGGACTGCATGAAGGTAATACTTCTGAGTCAACATTTTCCTCCAGCAGGTTGAGGGTTCAAATGGACTTCTCATCTCGACGAATGGCTCCAATCCCAGAAACTACCAATAGTATGGGGATAGGAAGTCCTGAAGGTGAAATTTTCGGTGAAGCTGCTGAGAGAAGTGGCGGAGGTTATATCCCGAGTTTCCCAATTGAATCATGGGATGATTCAATGAATCTATCCAGATCTTTCTTAGAACTCGAAGATGATGACATAAAACCAGAAGCTGACTTAAATGCTATAGAAAATCAG AACGTTGAAGATGACAAACCCACTTCCAACACTTTATTGTCTCGCCACCTGAGTTTACCCCAATCTACTATGGAGAAGCTACTGCAGTTCCAAGATTCAGTTCCTTTTAAGACGAGAGCAAAACGGGGTTGTGCTACTCACCCACGGAGTGTTGCTGAAAGG GTGAGAAGAACAAAGATCAGTGAACGAATAAGGAAATTGCAAGAACTTGTTCCTAACATGGACAAG CAAACGAACACTGCGGACATGTTGGACCTGGCTGTTGATTACATTAAGGAACTTCAGAGACAAGCGAAG ATACTTACAGAGAGCCAAGCTAACTGTACTTGTCCCCATAAGAACAACAGATAA
- the LOC124930921 gene encoding 60S ribosomal protein L31-like: protein MVEKGSKGRKEEVVTREYTINLHKRLHGCTFKKKAPNAIKEIRKFAQKAMGTTDVRVDVKLNKLIWSRGIRSVPRRVRVRIARKRNDEEDAEEELFSLVTVAETPAEGLKGLGTKIIEDDDE from the exons ATGGTTGAGAAGGGCAGCAAAGGCAGAAAGGAAGAGGTTGTCACTAGGGAGTACACCATAAATCTTCACAAGCGTCTCCATGGCTG CACCTTCAAGAAGAAGGCTCCTAATGCCATAAAGGAGATTAGGAAGTTTGCTCAGAAGGCTATGGGAACAACAGATGTTAGGGTTGATGTGAAGCTCAACAAACTGATTTGGAGCCGTGGTATCAGAAGTGTGCCAAGGAGGGTCCGTGTTCGCATTGCCCGAAAGAGGAATGATGAGGAAGATGCTGAGGAGGAGCTCTTCTCGCTTGTCACTGTTGCTGAAACTCCAGCTGAAGGACTCAAGGGATTAGGGACCAAGAtcattgaagatgatgatgaatga